One Kribbella sp. NBC_00662 genomic region harbors:
- a CDS encoding helix-turn-helix transcriptional regulator: MEYAELSDFLRKRREALQPEDVGMPRGRRRRTPGLRREEVAALASMSADYYSRLEGGRGPQPSVEMLGAIARALRLTLEERDHLFLLAGHGTPPRTTRACHVDPGMLRILDRLHDTPAMLINRCGEVLAQTPAHVAFAGELTNFQGMERSEVYRWFVHPETRALYAEPELTTHSKLLVSMLRTVATIDGPKSYAASLVKALQKLSPEFVEIWDAHEVVVAHSQTKRFQHPAVGDLELYCELIDNRDGQQTLIVFTAEPGSESAEKLQLLGVLGSQAMNSGQGFDRELI; this comes from the coding sequence ATGGAGTACGCCGAACTGTCCGACTTCCTGCGCAAACGCCGGGAGGCCCTGCAACCCGAAGACGTCGGCATGCCGCGCGGGCGCAGGCGCCGTACCCCTGGTCTGCGCCGCGAGGAGGTCGCCGCGCTGGCGTCGATGTCGGCCGACTACTACAGCCGGCTCGAGGGCGGGCGCGGCCCGCAGCCATCGGTCGAGATGCTCGGCGCGATCGCCCGGGCGCTCCGGCTGACGCTCGAGGAGCGCGACCATCTGTTCCTGCTGGCCGGCCACGGTACGCCGCCGCGTACGACGCGTGCCTGCCACGTCGACCCCGGCATGCTGCGGATCCTCGACCGGCTGCACGACACCCCCGCGATGCTGATCAACCGTTGCGGCGAGGTGCTCGCGCAGACGCCGGCGCACGTCGCGTTCGCCGGTGAGCTGACCAACTTCCAGGGCATGGAACGCAGCGAGGTCTACCGCTGGTTCGTGCATCCCGAGACGCGGGCGCTCTACGCGGAGCCCGAGCTGACCACCCACAGCAAGCTGCTGGTCTCGATGCTGCGCACGGTCGCCACCATCGACGGCCCGAAGTCGTACGCCGCCTCGCTGGTGAAGGCGCTGCAGAAGCTGAGCCCGGAGTTCGTCGAGATCTGGGACGCGCACGAGGTCGTCGTCGCGCACAGTCAGACCAAGCGGTTCCAGCATCCGGCGGTCGGCGACCTCGAGCTGTACTGCGAGCTGATCGACAACCGGGACGGGCAGCAGACCCTGATCGTGTTCACCGCCGAACCGGGCAGTGAGAGCGCCGAGAAGCTGCAGTTGCTCGGCGTTCTGGGCAGTCAGGCGATGAACTCTGGACAGGGCTTTGATCGGGAGTTAATTTAA
- a CDS encoding SDR family oxidoreductase — MKTTGNTIFMTGGTSGIGLELARRFRDLGNTVIISGRRQDLLDTIAAEDGIEGIYLDVADPASITAAFEKVTGAHDVNVLVTMAGIMQIEDLRDPGHLPTAEQTIDINLLGTIRAVATFTPYLLKQTDPVILTVSSGLASVPLTITPTYSATKAAIHSYTQSLRIQLADTGIQVIELVPPAVQTTLMNQENDERAMPLDEYLDETTRILQDRPDAEEVLVDRVRFLRHAERENRYDDVIGVLNSVH; from the coding sequence ATGAAAACCACAGGGAACACGATCTTCATGACCGGCGGTACGTCGGGTATCGGCCTCGAGCTCGCCCGCCGGTTCCGCGACCTCGGCAACACCGTGATCATCAGCGGCCGCCGTCAGGACCTGCTCGACACCATCGCGGCCGAGGACGGGATCGAGGGTATCTACCTCGACGTCGCCGACCCGGCCTCGATCACGGCCGCGTTCGAGAAGGTCACCGGCGCCCACGACGTCAACGTGCTCGTGACGATGGCCGGCATCATGCAGATCGAGGACCTCCGCGACCCCGGTCACCTGCCGACCGCGGAGCAGACCATCGACATCAACCTGCTCGGCACGATCCGCGCGGTCGCCACCTTCACGCCGTACCTGCTGAAGCAGACCGATCCGGTGATCCTGACCGTTTCGTCCGGGCTCGCGTCGGTGCCGCTGACGATCACCCCGACGTACAGCGCCACGAAGGCCGCGATCCACAGCTACACCCAGAGCCTGCGGATCCAGCTCGCGGACACCGGCATCCAGGTGATCGAGCTCGTCCCGCCGGCGGTGCAGACCACGCTGATGAACCAGGAGAACGACGAGCGCGCGATGCCTCTCGACGAGTACCTCGACGAGACCACGCGCATCCTCCAGGACCGGCCCGACGCCGAAGAGGTCCTCGTGGACCGGGTCCGCTTCCTCCGCCACGCCGAACGCGAGAACCGCTACGACGACGTGATCGGCGTCCTGAACTCAGTCCACTAA
- a CDS encoding MTH1187 family thiamine-binding protein yields MIVAFSISPSAGDETGGVSEAVAEAVRVVRASGLPNETNAMFTNIEGEWDEVMAVVKQAVDAVAAASPRVSLVLKADIRPGYTGQLTAKVERIEQALVD; encoded by the coding sequence ATGATCGTCGCATTCAGCATCAGCCCGTCGGCCGGTGACGAGACCGGAGGTGTGAGTGAGGCGGTGGCCGAGGCCGTCCGCGTCGTCCGCGCCTCCGGTCTTCCCAACGAGACCAACGCGATGTTCACGAACATCGAGGGTGAGTGGGACGAGGTGATGGCCGTCGTGAAACAGGCCGTCGACGCGGTCGCCGCCGCCTCGCCCCGGGTGAGTCTGGTCCTCAAGGCCGATATCCGGCCCGGGTACACCGGCCAGCTCACCGCCAAGGTCGAGCGCATCGAGCAGGCGTTAGTGGACTGA
- a CDS encoding MDR family MFS transporter: MTTTSSSTPEPAADEVTATVALTPRQTVQAMSGLMMGLFVAILAGTIVSTALPRIIHDLGASQSSYTWVVTLELLTMTATVPLWGKLADLYNNKLLVQLSLGFFVVGSLVAGFAPNIEVLLGSRILQGLGGGGLTALVQIVMAAIIPPRELGRYSGIFGAIFASATVGGPLLGGFLVDSPLGWRACFLVGVPFVLAAIILLQRTLKLPTVRREVKIDWWGAVLIMGGVSTLLVWSSFAGNKFDWVSGWSFGLVGAALVVLVAAVLVERRHPEPIIPMDLFRNRTVTLSIIASALVGVSMFGGSVFLAQYFQIAQGYSPTKAGLMSLPLIIGMMVASTIAGGLITKYGRWKIYLVVGSVLLPIGLALFGTIDANTSKYMLWAFMLVLGVGIGLVMQNLVLAAQNDVPARELGAATSAVSFFRSMGGTIGVSVLGAILANKVTETLNPGGSSSGGGTAVPNIKDLPEQVRTVVENAYGDATAELFMMSVPFAVLALIAVLFIKEKALLTTSGAERRAQEEPDILDA, encoded by the coding sequence ATGACGACGACGTCTTCATCCACGCCCGAGCCGGCGGCGGATGAGGTCACCGCCACCGTTGCACTCACCCCGCGGCAGACCGTGCAGGCGATGTCCGGTCTGATGATGGGGCTGTTCGTGGCCATCCTGGCCGGCACCATCGTGTCGACCGCGTTGCCGCGGATCATTCACGACCTGGGCGCGAGCCAATCCTCCTACACCTGGGTCGTCACGCTCGAGCTGCTGACGATGACGGCGACGGTGCCGTTGTGGGGCAAGCTCGCCGACCTCTACAACAACAAGCTGCTCGTCCAGTTGTCGCTGGGCTTCTTCGTGGTCGGTTCGCTGGTCGCCGGCTTCGCCCCGAACATCGAAGTACTGCTCGGCAGCCGGATCCTGCAGGGGCTGGGCGGCGGCGGTCTGACCGCGCTCGTGCAGATCGTGATGGCGGCGATCATCCCGCCGCGTGAGCTCGGCCGTTACTCCGGCATCTTCGGCGCGATCTTCGCCTCGGCGACCGTCGGCGGACCCTTGCTCGGCGGCTTCCTGGTCGACTCGCCGCTCGGCTGGCGGGCCTGCTTCCTCGTCGGCGTGCCGTTCGTGCTCGCGGCGATCATCCTGCTGCAGCGAACGCTGAAGCTGCCGACCGTGCGACGAGAAGTGAAGATCGACTGGTGGGGCGCGGTCCTGATCATGGGCGGCGTGAGCACGTTGCTGGTCTGGTCGTCGTTCGCCGGCAACAAGTTCGACTGGGTCTCCGGCTGGAGCTTCGGGCTGGTCGGGGCAGCCTTGGTCGTGCTGGTGGCCGCGGTGCTGGTCGAGCGCCGGCACCCCGAGCCGATCATCCCGATGGACCTGTTCCGCAACCGCACGGTGACGCTGTCGATCATCGCCAGCGCGCTGGTCGGTGTGTCGATGTTCGGTGGCTCGGTGTTCCTGGCGCAGTACTTCCAGATCGCGCAGGGCTACTCGCCGACCAAGGCCGGTCTGATGAGCCTGCCGTTGATCATCGGCATGATGGTCGCGTCGACGATCGCCGGCGGGCTGATCACGAAGTACGGCCGGTGGAAGATCTACCTGGTCGTGGGCAGTGTGCTGCTGCCGATCGGGCTGGCGCTGTTCGGCACGATCGACGCGAACACGTCGAAGTACATGCTGTGGGCGTTCATGCTCGTGCTCGGTGTCGGGATCGGCCTGGTCATGCAGAACCTGGTGCTCGCCGCGCAGAACGACGTACCTGCACGTGAGCTGGGCGCCGCCACCTCGGCGGTGAGCTTCTTCCGCAGCATGGGCGGCACGATCGGCGTCAGCGTGCTCGGCGCGATCCTGGCCAACAAGGTCACCGAGACGCTGAACCCGGGCGGCTCGTCGTCCGGCGGCGGTACGGCCGTACCGAACATCAAGGACCTGCCGGAGCAGGTGCGGACCGTGGTGGAGAACGCGTACGGCGACGCGACCGCGGAGCTGTTCATGATGTCGGTCCCGTTCGCGGTCCTCGCGCTGATCGCGGTCCTGTTCATCAAGGAGAAGGCGCTGCTCACCACCTCGGGAGCCGAGCGCCGCGCCCAGGAGGAGCCTGACATCCTGGATGCATGA
- a CDS encoding TetR family transcriptional regulator, producing MGAEGGLRERKKLQTRAALADAALRLALEKGPDHVTVEEIAEAADVSVRTFFNYFPHKEHAILGRNPEHLERALDRMRTAPAEESPLTTMWYVVRDVLHDLESDGELSRRGELIMSSPTLLYQLMMSSFDDERQLTAALTERMGEPAGSIRPALIVSATGAACRMAMELHKAAPDRPVLELVREGFQLLAQGIDSAFDQKGHS from the coding sequence ATGGGGGCCGAGGGTGGGTTGCGCGAGCGCAAGAAGCTACAGACGCGCGCGGCGCTGGCCGATGCCGCGCTACGGCTGGCGTTGGAGAAGGGGCCGGACCACGTCACGGTCGAGGAGATCGCCGAGGCGGCAGACGTCTCGGTGCGGACCTTCTTCAACTACTTCCCGCACAAGGAGCACGCGATCCTCGGGCGCAATCCCGAGCACCTCGAGCGGGCGTTGGACCGGATGCGGACCGCGCCCGCCGAGGAGTCGCCGCTGACCACGATGTGGTACGTCGTCCGGGACGTGCTGCACGACCTGGAGAGCGACGGCGAGCTGTCCCGCCGGGGTGAGCTGATCATGAGTTCCCCGACCCTGCTCTACCAGCTGATGATGTCGAGCTTCGACGACGAGCGGCAACTCACCGCCGCCCTCACGGAACGGATGGGCGAACCGGCCGGCTCCATCCGCCCGGCGCTGATCGTCAGCGCGACCGGCGCCGCCTGCCGGATGGCGATGGAGCTGCACAAGGCCGCGCCCGATCGCCCGGTTCTCGAGCTCGTCCGCGAAGGCTTCCAACTACTTGCCCAAGGCATCGATTCTGCCTTCGACCAGAAAGGTCATTCATGA
- a CDS encoding aldo/keto reductase, with translation MDKRFLGRTGLEVTELCLGTMTFGSETDEPTAHRILDEYVAAGGTMIDTADTYSAGSSEQIIGSWLKKQNRDDLVIATKVYGEAGPGLPVRGAGRKHILAGVEDSLRRLQTDFIDLYQIHVFDDATPLEETLSTLDTLVTSGKVRFIGASNLTGWQLQKAIDLSRRHGWEPYVCLQPLYNLLDRDAELDLIPVCLADGAGVIAWSPLAGGWLSGKYSKDAGGPPEGSRSNQADWDAHDNDRTWRVLDAVRAVADEVRRTPAQVALRWVVQRPGLTAPIIGARTPEQLADNLGATGWSLTDEQLDRLTEAADRPLPYPHNILRLPQFVRRQG, from the coding sequence ATGGACAAGCGCTTTCTCGGTCGGACCGGCCTCGAGGTGACCGAGCTGTGTCTCGGCACGATGACCTTCGGCAGTGAGACCGACGAACCCACCGCCCACCGGATCCTGGACGAGTACGTCGCCGCGGGCGGCACGATGATCGACACCGCCGACACGTACTCGGCCGGCTCCTCCGAGCAGATCATAGGCAGCTGGCTGAAGAAGCAGAACCGCGACGACCTGGTGATCGCCACCAAGGTGTACGGCGAGGCCGGTCCCGGACTGCCCGTTCGCGGCGCCGGGCGCAAGCACATCCTGGCTGGGGTCGAGGACAGTCTCCGGAGACTGCAGACCGACTTCATCGACCTGTACCAGATCCACGTCTTCGACGACGCGACTCCGCTCGAGGAGACGCTGAGCACCCTCGACACGCTGGTGACGAGCGGCAAGGTCCGCTTCATCGGCGCGAGCAACCTGACCGGATGGCAGTTGCAGAAGGCGATCGACCTGTCCCGCCGGCACGGCTGGGAGCCGTACGTCTGCCTACAGCCGCTCTACAACCTCCTCGACCGCGACGCCGAGCTCGACCTGATCCCGGTCTGCCTCGCCGATGGCGCGGGCGTGATCGCGTGGAGTCCCCTGGCCGGCGGCTGGCTGTCGGGGAAGTACAGCAAGGATGCCGGCGGTCCCCCCGAGGGCAGCCGCAGCAACCAGGCGGACTGGGACGCCCACGACAACGACCGGACCTGGCGCGTCCTCGACGCGGTGCGGGCAGTGGCTGACGAAGTACGCCGTACTCCGGCCCAGGTCGCCCTGCGGTGGGTCGTGCAGCGACCGGGGCTGACCGCGCCGATCATCGGTGCTCGTACTCCGGAGCAACTGGCCGACAACCTCGGTGCAACGGGCTGGAGCCTGACCGACGAGCAGCTGGACCGGCTGACCGAGGCCGCCGACCGGCCGCTGCCGTACCCGCACAACATCCTGCGGCTACCCCAGTTCGTCCGCCGCCAGGGGTGA
- a CDS encoding isoprenylcysteine carboxylmethyltransferase family protein gives MTRAVLGSTVFFFAAPCMVGGVIPWWLSGWAAPRFWPGFVVVAVGAFVVLRAFVRFVREGRGTPAPVLPTEALVVGGDYRFVRNPMYVGVVTAIFGQALVFLDWRVFAYGVIAWAVMAAFVKGYEEPVLREQYGRRYEEYRQAVPAWVPRFAPLGRGRRGTG, from the coding sequence GTGACTAGGGCTGTGCTCGGCAGCACGGTGTTCTTCTTCGCGGCGCCGTGCATGGTCGGTGGCGTGATCCCGTGGTGGCTGAGCGGGTGGGCGGCGCCGCGGTTCTGGCCGGGGTTCGTCGTGGTGGCGGTCGGCGCGTTCGTCGTACTGCGGGCGTTCGTGCGGTTCGTCCGGGAAGGCCGGGGGACGCCGGCGCCGGTCTTGCCGACGGAGGCGTTGGTGGTCGGCGGCGACTATCGCTTCGTCCGCAACCCGATGTACGTCGGCGTGGTGACCGCGATCTTCGGCCAGGCTCTCGTCTTCCTGGACTGGCGGGTGTTCGCGTACGGGGTGATCGCGTGGGCCGTGATGGCCGCGTTCGTGAAGGGCTACGAGGAGCCGGTGTTGCGGGAGCAGTACGGCCGGCGGTACGAGGAGTACCGCCAGGCCGTGCCTGCCTGGGTGCCTAGGTTCGCACCGCTCGGCCGTGGGCGTCGCGGAACAGGCTGA
- a CDS encoding MarR family winged helix-turn-helix transcriptional regulator: MSSRSKKLFGIGAGSELAPSVRAFRTTLMLAQKLRYEMDERLRADGLTTQQAALITAVKALGKPSLAEAAAALGSTHQNVAQIVAALQRKELLAVEPDPADKRRKLLSATNHSAAYWRQRDAGDIAAIDDWFGDLSPAELETFCALAERVIERVGRD; the protein is encoded by the coding sequence ATGTCCTCCAGGAGCAAGAAGCTGTTCGGGATCGGAGCGGGTTCGGAGCTGGCGCCGTCGGTGCGGGCGTTCCGGACGACGCTGATGCTGGCGCAGAAGCTGCGCTACGAGATGGACGAGCGGCTGCGGGCGGACGGGTTGACCACGCAGCAGGCCGCGCTGATCACAGCCGTGAAGGCGCTGGGGAAGCCGTCGCTCGCGGAGGCCGCGGCCGCCCTGGGCAGCACACATCAGAACGTGGCGCAGATCGTCGCCGCCCTGCAGCGCAAGGAGTTGCTGGCGGTCGAGCCGGATCCTGCCGACAAGCGCCGCAAGTTGCTGTCAGCAACTAATCACAGCGCGGCCTACTGGCGGCAGCGGGACGCCGGGGACATCGCGGCGATCGACGACTGGTTCGGCGATCTGAGTCCGGCCGAGCTCGAGACGTTCTGTGCCTTGGCCGAGCGCGTGATCGAGAGGGTCGGTCGTGACTAG
- a CDS encoding glycosyltransferase: MICLLPHCAYLSETSRMLELHRALTALGLPVRVATHGGPHERLLAEAGIEYDVLGPGLSTARAAAFVGSAVGLGDPRQSMYDDAEIRTYVAAEAEYFRAHGITVAVTGFTLTTLLSSRLTGVRVVTEHAGSFVPPVFERRLLPAPTRPVDPRLKHAPDWLARFLINRSPNRITAYCGGFNRVASELGVEQIPSLAALLLGDLSLVPEVPEVLGISAADLATWTPDKGYRAGARLRAVGPLFAQLNLPMPADVQSFLDRPGPIVYLAMTSTPPAQVRTAIAELSRLDVRILVAGTIHDLGDLATDRILIEGVLPSHLVMPQVDLAVTTGGQGSVQTAMASGTPLLGIPLHIEQDLNVALVERLGAARRVRPGKLTDLAAQMVDNPTHHEAAERIQKQYAAVNGPADAAEAIAEQL, encoded by the coding sequence GTGATCTGCTTGCTGCCACACTGCGCCTACCTGTCCGAGACGTCCCGGATGCTCGAGCTGCACCGGGCGCTCACCGCGCTCGGCCTCCCCGTGCGGGTCGCCACCCACGGCGGTCCCCACGAGCGCCTCCTGGCCGAGGCCGGCATCGAGTACGACGTACTCGGTCCTGGGCTGTCCACGGCCCGCGCGGCGGCCTTCGTCGGTTCGGCCGTCGGGCTCGGCGATCCCCGGCAGAGCATGTACGACGACGCCGAGATCCGGACGTACGTCGCGGCCGAGGCGGAGTACTTCCGCGCTCATGGGATCACCGTCGCCGTCACCGGATTCACGCTGACCACGTTGCTGTCGTCGCGGCTGACCGGCGTACGCGTGGTCACCGAACATGCCGGGAGCTTCGTGCCGCCGGTCTTCGAGCGTCGCCTGCTCCCGGCCCCGACCCGGCCGGTGGATCCGCGGCTGAAGCACGCGCCGGACTGGCTGGCCCGGTTCCTGATCAACAGGTCGCCGAACCGGATCACGGCGTACTGCGGTGGCTTCAACCGGGTCGCGTCCGAGCTCGGCGTCGAGCAGATCCCCAGCCTGGCAGCGCTTCTGCTCGGGGATCTCTCGCTGGTTCCCGAGGTGCCGGAAGTGCTGGGCATCTCGGCCGCCGACCTCGCTACGTGGACTCCTGACAAGGGCTATCGAGCCGGCGCACGACTCCGCGCGGTCGGGCCGCTGTTCGCCCAGCTGAATCTCCCGATGCCGGCCGACGTGCAGTCGTTCCTCGACCGCCCAGGCCCGATCGTCTACCTCGCGATGACGTCGACGCCGCCCGCGCAGGTTCGTACGGCGATCGCCGAGCTGAGCCGCCTCGACGTACGGATCCTGGTCGCCGGCACCATCCACGACCTCGGCGACCTGGCCACCGACCGCATCCTGATCGAAGGCGTTCTTCCCAGCCATCTCGTCATGCCGCAGGTCGACCTCGCCGTCACCACCGGCGGCCAGGGCAGCGTCCAGACCGCCATGGCCAGCGGTACGCCGCTCCTCGGCATCCCCTTGCACATCGAGCAGGACCTCAACGTCGCCCTGGTCGAACGCCTCGGCGCCGCCCGCCGCGTCCGCCCCGGCAAGCTCACCGACCTCGCCGCCCAGATGGTCGACAACCCCACCCACCACGAGGCCGCCGAACGGATCCAGAAGCAGTACGCCGCCGTCAACGGCCCGGCCGACGCCGCCGAAGCCATCGCCGAGCAGCTCTGA
- a CDS encoding LuxR C-terminal-related transcriptional regulator, with protein MPIGKSALSSTGSLRIDAETAIILREAFHKIEAMNRTDHHGLYDYVRAVACKLARVDTFYIGFLQGSNRVRYPYGYDGGKFDDPATHTYGPNGQTAWLLKHRQTYRFAYDNGEVLNAGVPCGDVSKQSADAVTVPLFRQTGQLFGMVSMQSYAPHSYDDNVVRAFEWLAETVARVLAREDEDRKALRLLPAGEDTPNVLTSDHVMEFLSNRISSLRTIAGDALDAGVMADAVRDRLAELIRTAERTQSELIEMMLDVDEGPEERFASLTRAQQGVALLLVEGYDNDQLATELGISLNTVKSHLSTILRKYELDSRAQVADDVRRYLAR; from the coding sequence ATGCCGATCGGAAAATCTGCACTGTCGTCGACCGGCTCACTCCGGATCGACGCGGAGACCGCGATCATCCTGCGCGAGGCGTTCCACAAGATCGAGGCGATGAATCGCACCGACCATCACGGGTTGTACGACTACGTCCGGGCGGTGGCGTGCAAGCTGGCCCGTGTCGACACGTTCTACATCGGCTTCCTGCAAGGCTCGAACCGGGTGCGCTATCCGTACGGGTACGACGGCGGGAAGTTCGACGATCCGGCGACGCATACGTACGGGCCGAACGGTCAGACGGCCTGGTTGCTCAAGCATCGCCAGACCTATCGGTTCGCGTACGACAACGGCGAGGTGCTGAATGCGGGGGTGCCGTGCGGCGACGTCAGCAAGCAGTCGGCCGACGCCGTCACCGTCCCGCTGTTCCGCCAGACGGGTCAGCTGTTCGGCATGGTGTCGATGCAGAGCTATGCGCCGCACAGCTACGACGACAACGTGGTGCGGGCGTTCGAGTGGCTCGCCGAGACGGTCGCCCGGGTGCTGGCCCGTGAGGACGAGGACCGCAAGGCGCTGCGCCTGCTCCCCGCCGGCGAGGACACCCCGAACGTGCTCACCTCCGACCACGTGATGGAGTTCTTGTCCAACCGCATCTCCTCACTGCGCACGATTGCGGGCGATGCGCTGGACGCCGGAGTGATGGCGGACGCGGTCAGGGATCGCTTGGCGGAGTTGATCCGGACGGCCGAGCGGACGCAGTCCGAACTGATCGAGATGATGCTGGATGTCGACGAAGGTCCGGAGGAGCGTTTCGCCAGTCTCACCCGGGCGCAGCAGGGCGTCGCGCTGCTGCTGGTCGAGGGCTACGACAACGACCAGCTCGCGACCGAACTCGGTATCAGCCTCAACACGGTGAAGTCGCACCTCAGCACGATCCTCCGCAAGTACGAGTTGGACAGTCGCGCGCAGGTCGCTGACGACGTACGGCGGTATCTCGCCCGCTGA
- the dhaL gene encoding dihydroxyacetone kinase subunit DhaL, translating to MTVADVITAPMLAGWVREFGLLVSLHKDRLNALDAAIGDADHGTNLDRGFRAVTAELDTVPQTDPGALLAHVGRTVVSKVGGAAGPLFGTFFVCLGDAVGDNPGMNSERFALGLRAGLAGVVARGRAEAGDKTVYDALAPAIDAIEAAAARLELPDVLRAGLRAAETGRDATIGMLARKGRASYLGERSVGHQDPGATSAALLFTAAIRALA from the coding sequence ATGACTGTGGCCGACGTCATCACTGCGCCGATGCTGGCCGGCTGGGTCCGTGAGTTCGGCCTGCTGGTCAGCCTGCACAAGGATCGGCTCAACGCCCTCGACGCTGCCATCGGCGACGCCGACCACGGCACCAACCTGGATCGCGGATTCCGCGCGGTGACAGCGGAGCTCGACACCGTTCCGCAGACAGACCCCGGCGCGCTGCTCGCCCACGTCGGCAGAACCGTTGTCAGCAAGGTCGGCGGAGCCGCCGGCCCGCTCTTCGGCACCTTCTTCGTCTGTCTCGGTGACGCCGTCGGCGACAACCCCGGTATGAACAGCGAGCGGTTCGCGCTCGGGCTGCGAGCCGGCCTGGCCGGTGTCGTGGCCAGAGGGCGAGCTGAGGCCGGCGACAAGACTGTGTACGACGCGTTGGCGCCTGCCATCGACGCAATCGAAGCCGCAGCCGCGCGACTCGAGCTGCCCGACGTACTGCGAGCGGGGTTGCGCGCTGCCGAGACCGGGCGGGACGCCACGATCGGCATGCTGGCCAGAAAGGGCCGGGCCAGCTACCTGGGTGAACGCAGCGTCGGTCACCAGGATCCCGGCGCCACCTCGGCCGCCCTTCTTTTCACCGCCGCGATCCGCGCCCTCGCCTGA
- a CDS encoding MIP/aquaporin family protein yields the protein MDDNNLPQRLAAELIGTAILVFVGVGAVPTTLIVNGSAPFTMADLGMISLAFAAAVVATVYALGPISGNHINPAVTVSLAVTRKFPWSQVPAYLAAQLVGAIVGAAAILGVLGSKASDLGLGVAAYAPGVGAAQAFTGEFVGTFILVLAVFGATHRKAAPGFAGLAIGLVVFGVIIPIAPATGASINPARTVGPMLVQQLAGGHVQFSQLPVYVLAELSAGVLAGLTFLALSRTAADRPATEASRPVVKV from the coding sequence ATGGACGACAACAACCTGCCGCAGCGGCTCGCCGCCGAGCTGATCGGTACCGCGATCCTCGTCTTCGTCGGTGTCGGCGCGGTGCCGACGACGCTGATCGTGAACGGGTCGGCGCCCTTCACGATGGCCGACCTCGGGATGATCTCGCTGGCGTTCGCCGCCGCCGTCGTTGCCACCGTGTACGCACTCGGTCCGATCTCTGGCAACCACATCAACCCCGCCGTGACGGTCAGCCTCGCGGTGACCCGCAAGTTCCCGTGGTCCCAGGTGCCCGCGTACCTGGCCGCACAGCTCGTCGGGGCGATCGTCGGAGCGGCCGCGATTCTCGGCGTACTCGGATCGAAGGCGAGCGATCTCGGGCTCGGCGTCGCGGCCTACGCGCCGGGTGTCGGTGCGGCACAGGCGTTCACGGGAGAGTTCGTCGGGACCTTCATCCTGGTGTTGGCGGTCTTCGGCGCGACTCACCGCAAAGCGGCGCCGGGATTCGCCGGACTCGCGATCGGTCTGGTCGTCTTCGGCGTCATCATCCCGATCGCTCCGGCCACCGGAGCCTCGATCAATCCGGCCCGCACGGTCGGCCCGATGCTGGTCCAGCAACTCGCCGGCGGTCACGTCCAGTTCAGCCAGCTGCCCGTCTATGTGCTGGCCGAGCTCAGCGCCGGCGTGCTTGCCGGGCTGACCTTTCTTGCTCTCTCCCGAACCGCCGCCGACCGCCCGGCGACCGAGGCCAGTCGGCCGGTCGTGAAGGTATGA
- a CDS encoding IclR family transcriptional regulator, whose product MIQSVDRAIRMLGALQGARRLSLSDLAARLDLPPSTVHGILKTLQAHGMVLQDRDSNRYQLGPAVLKLGNVYLDTLELRSRAVTWSEELARRSGHAVRTGVLTFDEVVIIHHEPRPDGSRQMPEVGIVIPAHASALGKAMLAFLPEQADELLAGGKLRSMTSETVIDPAMLRKQLDEVAKDALATEQEEAVLGEAGVAAPIFDASGLAVGAIGIVLPAVDWPQADATFAAVREAARNISRELGANRWPVPPR is encoded by the coding sequence ATGATCCAGTCCGTCGACCGGGCGATCCGGATGCTCGGAGCGCTGCAGGGCGCGCGCCGGCTGAGCCTGTCCGACCTCGCGGCGCGGCTCGACCTGCCGCCGTCGACGGTGCACGGGATCCTCAAGACCCTGCAGGCGCACGGGATGGTGCTGCAGGACCGCGATTCGAACCGCTACCAGCTCGGTCCGGCGGTGCTGAAGCTCGGCAACGTCTACCTGGACACGCTCGAACTGCGATCCCGGGCCGTCACCTGGTCCGAGGAGCTCGCCCGGCGCAGCGGCCACGCCGTACGGACCGGTGTGCTCACCTTCGACGAGGTGGTGATCATCCACCACGAGCCGCGGCCGGACGGCAGCCGGCAGATGCCCGAGGTCGGGATCGTGATCCCGGCGCATGCGAGCGCACTCGGGAAGGCGATGCTGGCGTTCCTGCCCGAGCAGGCCGACGAACTGCTGGCAGGAGGGAAGCTGCGCAGCATGACGTCGGAGACGGTGATCGACCCGGCGATGCTCAGGAAGCAGCTCGACGAGGTGGCCAAGGACGCACTGGCGACCGAACAGGAAGAGGCCGTGCTGGGCGAGGCGGGGGTCGCGGCGCCCATCTTCGACGCCTCGGGCCTGGCCGTCGGAGCGATCGGCATCGTGCTCCCCGCGGTCGACTGGCCCCAGGCCGACGCCACCTTCGCCGCGGTCCGCGAAGCGGCCCGCAACATCTCCCGCGAGCTCGGCGCCAACCGCTGGCCCGTCCCGCCGCGCTGA